In the Salmo trutta chromosome 13, fSalTru1.1, whole genome shotgun sequence genome, CAAACCTGTGCACAGTAGCCTAGTTTTTGGaattttgtgtgacaaaactgcatattttagtggccttttattgtccccagcacaaggtgcacctgtgtaatgatcatgctgtttaatcagcttctttatatgccacacctgtcaggtggatggattatcttggcaaaggagaaacgcttaCTAACTGAGATGTAAACAAACTTCTAACCCAAATTTGAGAGAactaagctttttgtgcgtatggacattatattggatcttttatttcagctcatgaaacgtgggagcaacactttacatgttgcgtttatatttttgttcagtatactgtagttactaGACCAATaaaaaaagagttccaaacctctctgccaataacagctagttttcagttttcccctccccactcagaccactcccagagtGTCCAAAAaatattcttgcttgagaaaatgCTTccttgctaagaagcaatttttgtttgttttcaattaaagtGGTCAAACATAaccacagtaaggtacttaataaGTTGTTACCCATAAATTGTTTGATATTGAGAgaaaaatggctgcattgaacATTGAAGTGAAAATAGCTGTTCATAGGTCTActctatacagtatactgtatatactgtatatatcaatTTCTTATATTGGACTTAAGAATACATTTGGTGAATTGTTATCTTAGGCCTACTGCTGATTTTAAGTTAATTTCCCCCAATTGTTAAAGCACTAATTTTAACATtgatctatttctatgggcacaagcactgtttatgacacaaactgttcacacctctCTTGTTGGCAGATTGAATTTAGCAAGTTTAatgcttatttcctgcaattctacacattttgtcatggggtacaaaacaaatgttgcagttttaaagcaaatgttcttgcaattctatacattttgccatgtcttatgtgtattcatgtgatatttgagtgactaaacaattacaacaatatctatggACAATATCGTtgtcctgtatattatgagtacaacgactgcaattagaaggctgttactacttagctttggctgttggaagtcctgacgaaccatgtccagataaaacgtccggagtgaaaaagttgaatgaaaaaaagttgagtgagggaaaaactaaaaaccgtaaagttgtcaggtagcaaagtaaggttggcaacaaaatgcacagcagcacgtaaacaagtctggaagttgtgaccggaaattcCTCTTTCACTACTAGAAGAATACTTTACTGCCCATTTGTGGAAACAGAACTTATTGGAACCTTACATAATTTTGCCCTTTCCCCAACCTCcctgaaacacacatacagtacatatacactgACATCCAAGACGAACATAGGGTCAGAGCCACAGCAACATCCCTGATTTGACTTTACTACAGTGCTTTACAGTACTATGACAGTAAAATACATTTAACAGAAATAAATAAGAATTTACAGAAATAAAATGCAATACAAACGATTATGTTGATGATtaaaacaaatgtacagtaaaaGCATTCCGTTCTTGCAGATCACATCTTGACAGATATTCCTGTCAGtcctgggattcaaaccagtaacCCTGGTCCTGCTGCTGTACCATCTAAAGTCATAATTGGTACCAGTTTAGGTTCAGATTTCTGATCTCCTTGGTCCTAATTCCTATATGATAGGGTGCAACAGTGGTGGGAACAGAacatagccacaggaagtagaGGTGCTGAGGGTgatgcagcaccccctgaaaaatcagaaTTAATAAATATTAATATTTTTGGATTACTTTTTTTCTCACAAAAGtagtacactgggcctttactagtcctgcatTAGCGGACCGATGTAGCCTTCTGTAGCGCAGGCATagtattttttcccccccatgtctgtggAACAGAATAAATTGTACTGATATCGCTGGTTACTGTAAACAACAGAAAAAAGGATGGCTGTAGAGAAGTTTATGAAAGTGATCAAGTGGGGAGCACATGATTTAAAAGTCTACTTTTGTGACTCCTTTGAGGCTTTCAAGCAAACAAGGAATATTTTGACATATGAGAGCACAACTAACACAAAAGGTAAAACCAATAGACTTGCTATGATACATATACCATGCAGGTTGCTCAGTGCACTTTCAACACATGAGAGTTTAACAATTGCTAAGTGAGAGAAAATGGTTATGGAATAAAATACAAATGGCTTACAAATGGACACATACCGGTCATAAGCCATCACTGCCAGAATAAGTAAGCACCCATTACATATACATTGCAGAAAAAACCTGCAATATACAACCTTCGTGAGAGATTCCCTTTATTTCTTCTTCATGGCAAGAGGTGTAGAACTTCAGGAAATTAACTTGAAAACTGCAACAAAATTTAAAATAATCAAGATGACAAACATTTTAGGAAGATGGACAGGTACACAGCTGTCCTGAAGTAAGGTTGGCAAAGAGTCCAGATCTGGCAGAATGGTTTTGGGTGTAGGGTCTTCCCAAAGATCACACTCAGCATCTGTTTGAGCATAGTCTGAAGGTAGGGAAGGCAGCTCTCCTTGGTGCTCTGTAGTTATGTCATTAACTAGCTAATATGTTACAATACATGATAAACTGGACTGATTTACATTCAATTATAGCAACTATAAGTAAGAAAATACATAACTCAACATTACAAAAAGGAACTATCAGATTATGTTTTAGGGTTAAGGCCTAGTACTTTTTTACAAGCATGCCTGATTTTAACCATCCTAATGCCATACATGAAAGGATTGAAAAGTGGTGGACATATCAGAAAATTAACAAATAAAATATTGCGAAGTATAGGTGGAAAATCTGCAGTTTCATATCTGCCTTGTAGAATCACAAATAAACAGCCAAATAAGAAGTTCAGCATAGAGGCTATATGTGGTGTGCATGTGTTAAATGCTTTCTGTTTTGTCTCTTTTGAAGACTTTAAACATATTTGTAGAATTCTGACATATGAGTATATGGTAGGAAATATAGTACAAGAAACATAAACCGCAGTGACAAGAAGACCCCACACGTTATTCAGCATAGTATTTGAACAGGCAAGCTTGACTACTGAGTAGTTATCACAATACAGTCTGTCTAGAACTTTACCACAAAATTTCAGTCGCAAACTCAGGAAGATATTGACGGCATTGATGAAAAAAGAAGTCAACCAGGACAGCAGAATTAAGCCACAAATTATTTTAGGTGTCATAATATTATTATATCGTAGAGGATAACAAATAGAAATGTACCTGTCATAGGAAATAATTGCTAAATTACTAAATTCTGTTAGAGCACATGAGTACAACACATAAATCTGGAGATAACAATAAAGAAGGGAAATATCATGTGTGTCAGAGAGTAAGTAAAACATGAGAGCAGGAAACAAACCAGTGCTCCCATACAACTGATTAACAAACAAAGCACATAGAAACAGATACATGGGTTCATGAAGGCTTCTTTCAATGCAGATAACTCCAATAAGCAAAGCATTGGCAAGAATGATGGCAAAATATAATACAGTTACTACAGCAAAGTAGCAATACTTCAATTGTCCGATATCACCATATGCAGCAAGCCTAAAGACCTTAAAGTGAGTAGAGTTTCCCATTGTCCTGGGATTTAGCAAAGATGTGCTGTCAATGTTTGAAGAAGAGGAGAAAACCTCCCTACTGTAGCTTACATATAAGTTAAATTGATGAAATCACAAAGAACAGACAACCTAAATGGATAATTCCTGGATTTGTTGATTCAGTAATAGATTTCCCCACATCTACAGTATACTCACCAAAATAGACTGCTTTTCATTCTCCTGATAAAATAATTCAAACAATATTTTACTTTGTATCCTGCACTCATGTAATGTATTACATTCAAATGCAAAATAATACACTGATTACATGTATTCTAAATCCAAAATGAAGAATGCTCATTTCTAATCAATGATGTCCTCCTTAAACTCAGCTCCTCACTTGATTCTTATACTTGTGAGATATATATAAAAAAGCCTGCCATGGTGTGATATGCAAAGGATTACCAATACCTGGGGATACCTGGGGATAATTAGACATTTTCAGAGTCAAGGGAACCATATAGAGAAAAACAGATACCATTTTGTACCACATGCCCTCCAGGGTGTTCAAAACCCTTTTTTAAATGACGTATCCACCCAAAACGCTCAATCTTATAATGtaaataacactaatatgtgagaacaatattttttggggaaaaaatgtttcattttggcTTTTTAATAGGGATGATAGCAACATATGTATATTgatgtggaaatctgttgcagctcaagttgACTAGAAAATCCTCATTGCAATTTTTTCTCtaatggctggctggctagctagcaaacatggCTAcgcacaataataccaaagacaaTATCAGTATGTGACGTAGCTAGTCAGCTGTAAAATTGCCTTATCAAACTGCACTATTTTAGGAGTCTACAATCGAatcatgttcaacctgcagatcgatgtACCTCACAGAGTGGAGTGACATTCACAACAACACCATGCAGTGGaccctggactgaagaggcagaAAAATAGAAGAAATGTGCTACACTGTCTGTAAAATTACACATTTCTTGAGGTAGGAATATCGGTCCCGCTTTAAATGACAtgcagcttataaaggcttcgtaaagccttcataaacactacataTATGTGTTACAAATAATCTATAAccgtatgtcatgctttataaagggttcataagtttggcataactgtgtgacaatCACCGATGTCAAATATGACAAACTTGTGCTTTATAAAGTGTAGCATAAGTCCGCTTAATAAAGGGATTGTAAATCATTTTAAATTGAAGCTTCACAAAGTATTTATAAACCTGTCATGCATCTTGGTAGAGTATTgtaatgccaggatagtgggtttgattcccggggccACCCGTACATAAAAATATCTTCACACATtactaagtcactttggataaaagcatctgttaAATTTGATATATTAAATTTCTCTAAAACATTTCTAGGACGGTCCAACATCTTTCCCTCTTGGGTATGCAGTCAATATTGGACCTGACCTCAACTTTCCAcaaaatgctgtgctgcaggataAAACTCTAAAGTGCAGTCATGCATAGAAAAAAACATTGGTGACTCCTTTTAAATCAGTTTTAATTTCATGTCTACTTCAGTTTCCCACCCCCCCAAATTCCATTTTCTCAGTTTAGTTTTTCCAGGTTTCCCCCAGTTTCTTCCAAACTTTTAAATAGAAAAACAGCAACATTTGATTTTCTGtgttcacaacaatgcttaaGCCACATCATGTGATGATGTGAAAAATCTAAGAAACTTAGATTTTTTTGTATAATTGCCCTTTGTAGTTGcccactgttgtttggttagaaggttttctgtagtgcaGTAATCGCACATGTGATGATTATGTATTCCATATAGAGTGATTTGCATTGTGGCCACCAATGGAATGGGTAGAGTAAATGGCCAACACTCAGTATTATTCAGAACTCCATGAAATGATGCCAGATATACATTCTACAGACCCTGTTGAGTACTCCCGACAATACTTTTACTCCGGCACCCAGGACAGTTTTTGCTCTATAAGCCAATCTGTATTCCATATACTGTACCATGATTCACATTGGGGGTATTTATATGACCTTGGAACATGTTTTAAAACCCACATTTAATGCAAATGTCACATTAATATGAACAACTAAGAACCATTGTTAATTTTTAGACAATTATTTTTCATATATCATTAATAAATACAGTTTGTTGACACTTTTGTACTATCACGTGATGGACTTGTATTTAGAACATTTCAGAAATTCCATTACCCGGAAGTACTTTTTATTGTTGCTGATGAGACGCTGATCATGTGATGAGTTCGCAAATCAAATACCCAATTGTGGTGCCAACCTGACAGCGAAAAACAAGTAAATTAACCTTTATGTATTGCAGTTTGCATTAGTTTGTAGTAAAGTGTTGAGTTACATTGCATACTGTAGCCACCTCAGTTGTTATTTCAAATCATTCTGGTGACTTTACAGCAATTTCTAGCTAGCCaaaatgttgctagctagctacagtagctaaataCACGTCTCATAGTCACGTCATGAGATTTGTAAATGAAAGTGGAATATAATAATGCAAATCTAAGGGAGTTTTCTATCTCCCCATTTAGAATTTATGGTTTAGCACAGAAATGCCCTTATCAAGGTGGTGTGTTAAAGACATTTCCTAACAGACCTGCTAACTTTATTTGTTGTTAATTTTAAGGTTGGAACCAACATGCAGTACCTCCAGCAGGCAGAGAGGCAAGAACCATTCCTCCAACAGCTCAGGGACAAGCTACACTATTCACAGTCCTgttaggctggacaatagaatgagtcaaaattcacccaaggctgaaaaacgGCTTTAGAACGTTGGCTAAGCTGGAAAACTAGCGCGAGCTCATAGCAAATGAATGGAATCGAACGGTCGCAGAGCCCGTTTTGACCGGAGTGATGCTTAGTATTCCATTTCGCCTAAATGACACAAAtgtatccctttttattttaccactacaatctgttcgtCGGACGAAACTGGGAAAAAACACCTTGTGTAGAAtgtaaacatccgcacctcgatgTTGTTAACTGTGCTTATGGCTGCGTAATGAGGAAGTACGGAAAAAATGAAACcttctgactatttctggtctagcgatcgATGACAAATGAGCTCGCTGCCTAGACTGTTCCTATG is a window encoding:
- the LOC115206802 gene encoding olfactory receptor 2A25-like; its protein translation is MGNSTHFKVFRLAAYGDIGQLKYCYFAVVTVLYFAIILANALLIGVICIERSLHEPMYLFLCALFVNQLYGSTGLFPALMFYLLSDTHDISLLYCYLQIYVLYSCALTEFSNLAIISYDRYISICYPLRYNNIMTPKIICGLILLSWLTSFFINAVNIFLSLRLKFCGKVLDRLYCDNYSVVKLACSNTMLNNVWGLLVTAVYVSCTIFPTIYSYVRILQICLKSSKETKQKAFNTCTPHIASMLNFLFGCLFVILQGRYETADFPPILRNILFVNFLICPPLFNPFMYGIRMVKIRHACKKVLGLNPKT